A region of Lathamus discolor isolate bLatDis1 chromosome 18, bLatDis1.hap1, whole genome shotgun sequence DNA encodes the following proteins:
- the TMEM39B gene encoding transmembrane protein 39B, with the protein MAGGRRGPNRTSYCRNPLCDPGAAGGSGHATSSSVTGVRSRTRSGSGTGLSSPPLATQTVVPLRHCKIPELPVERSVLFELQLFFCHLVALFVHYINIYKTVWWYPPSHPPSHTSLNFHLIDFNVLTVTTIVLARRLISAVVKEASQSGKVSLPRSVFLVVTRFAVLTGTGWSLCRSIIHLFRTYSFLNLLFLCYPFGMYIPFLQLNCDFRKTGLFSHVANISPRETSEVTSRSRDYLSVLKETWKQHTRQMYGMEAMPTHACCLSPDLIRNEVEYLKMDFNWRMKEVLVSSMLSAYYVAFVPVWFVKNTQYYDKRWSCELFLLVSISTSVILMQYLLPARYCDLLHKAAAHLGCWQKVDPALCSNVLQHQWTEECMWPQGVLVKHSKNVYKAVGHYNVAVPSDVSHFRFHFFFSKPLRILNILILLEGAVIFYQLYSLISSEKWHQTISLALILFSNYYAFFKLLRDRLVLGKAYSYSASRDSEQKLN; encoded by the exons ATGGCAGGGGGAAGACGGGGCCCCAACCGCACGTCCTACTGCCGGAATCCCCTCTGCGATCCCGGCGCCGCTGGCGGCTCCGGCCACGCCACGAGTTCCTCTGTCACAGGTGTGCGCTCACGCACCAG GAGCGGTTCAGGAACAGGTCTTTCCAGCCCACCCTTGGCAACTCAGACAGTTGTCCCCCTCCGGCATTGTAAGATCCCAGAGTTGCCTGTGGAGAGGAGCGTGCTGTTTGAGCTTCAGCTCTTCTTCTGTCATCTTGTTGCTCTGTTTGTCCACTACATCAACATCTACAAAACGGTGTGGTGGTACCCACCCTCCCATCCTCCTTCACACACATCACTG AACTTTCATCTTATCGACTTCAACGTGCTGACGGTGACAACAATTGTCCTGGCACGCCGGCTGATCAGTGCTGTTGTGAAGGAG gCCTCACAGAGTGGGAAAGTCTCCCTGCCACGCTCTGTTTTCCTGGTGGTCACTCGGTTTGCTGTTctcactggcacaggctggagTTTGTGTCGATCGATAATTCACCTCTTTAGAACCTACTCTTTCCTTAATCTCCTGTTCCTGTGTTACCC GTTTGGCATGTACATTCCCTTCCTTCAGCTCAACTGTGACTTTCGGAAGACGGGGCTCTTTTCCCACGTGGCCAACATCAGTCCTAGGGAGACCAGCGAGGTGACCTCCAGGAGCCGAGACTACCTGAGTGTCCTGAAGGAGACATGGAAGCAGCACACACGGCAGATGTACGGCATGGAGGCCATGCCCACGCACGcctgctgcctctccccagACCTCATCCGCAATGAGGTGGAATACCTGAAAATGGACTTTAACTGGCGGATGAAGGAGGTGCTGGTGAGCTCCATGCTCAGTGCCTACTATGTGGCCTTTGTGCCAGTCTGGTTTGTGAAG AATACTCAGTACTATGACAAACGCTGGTCGTGCGAGCTCTTCCTCCTGGTGTCCATCAGCACATCAGTGATCCTGATGCAGTACCTCCTACCTGCACGCTACTGTGACCTGCTCCATAAGGCTGCAGCGCACTTGGGCTGCTGGCAGAAGGTCGATCCAGCCCTCTGCTCCAATGTGCTGCAGCATCA GTGGACAGAGGAGTGCATGTGGCCCCAGGGAGTGCTGGTGAAACACAGCAAGAACGTATACAAAGCTGTGGGTCATTACAACGTGGCGGTGCCCTCGGACGTCTCGCACTTCCGCTTTCAT TTCTTTTTCAGCAAACCCCTGAGGATCCTCAACATCCTGATCCTGCTGGAAGGAGCCGTCATCTTCTACCAGCTTTACTCACTGATTTCTTCAGAGAAGTGGCACCAGACCATCTCACTAGCTCTGATCCTCTTCAGCAATTACTACGCCTTCTTCAAGCTGCTGCGTGACCGTCTTGTGCTGGGCAAAGCCTACTCCTACTCTGCCAGCAGAGACTCAGAGCAGAAGTTAAATTAA